One window of the Nocardia huaxiensis genome contains the following:
- a CDS encoding hemerythrin domain-containing protein, with protein MDQQPGQDVVDLLLDQHHQIETLLEQIRTGQGRKDELFTDLVRLLAIHEAAEEEVVHPIAKRAENGDGEGMVEARLEEESEAKHALAELYKLGVESPEFDVKFAEFAAAVADHAEREEAEEFTLLRKQLTTTQLERMATSVRAAEAVAPTRPHPSAGESAVANLLAGPPLAVFDRVRDAVRDMRRKSGHDS; from the coding sequence ATGGACCAGCAACCCGGCCAGGACGTCGTCGACCTTTTGCTCGACCAGCATCACCAGATCGAAACCCTGCTGGAGCAGATCCGGACCGGCCAGGGCCGCAAGGATGAACTGTTCACGGATCTGGTGCGGCTGTTGGCGATTCACGAGGCCGCGGAGGAGGAGGTGGTGCACCCCATTGCCAAACGCGCCGAGAACGGCGATGGGGAGGGCATGGTCGAGGCCCGCCTGGAGGAGGAGAGCGAGGCCAAGCACGCGCTGGCCGAACTCTACAAACTCGGGGTCGAGAGCCCCGAATTCGACGTCAAGTTCGCGGAATTCGCGGCCGCGGTCGCCGATCACGCGGAGCGCGAGGAAGCCGAGGAATTCACGCTGCTGCGAAAGCAGCTCACCACAACGCAATTGGAGCGCATGGCCACTTCGGTGCGGGCGGCCGAGGCCGTCGCGCCGACGCGTCCGCATCCGAGTGCGGGGGAGTCGGCGGTGGCGAATCTGCTGGCCGGCCCGCCGCTCGCGGTCTTCGATCGGGTGCGGGACGCGGTGCGGGATATGCGGCGCAAGTCCGGTCACGATTCCTGA
- a CDS encoding DUF4331 domain-containing protein encodes MFRSPQRGVRSRAAGALAAVGVLVLGGTVGGLVLPAAHASSHREAPLIAGDPAVDNTDVYAFVSPDNPETVTIVSNWYGVQAAYGGPNFYPWATSANYDINIDNDGNGKPDISYRVNFTNDDRRAGNTFLYNNGPVTSLTDENLLFRQNYTVSVSHGVGDWQPIGQGQAAPSYVGAASMPDYGTLRTQATEKLNGGGTVYVGGSEDPFFLDLRVFDLLYGGDLSETGTDTLAGFNVNTVVLQVPKKDLALKGDATRNPVIGVWSDTERQTLQLSPGAAKPVGEAVQVSRLGNPLVNEVVLPGGLKDAFNGLSPSADAGIPEVVARVTDPELAKLLEAIYKIPAPAGPRNDLVEIFLTGIAKNAPTLDGSRAPIQADLNSQVLNADVQAETFRPSEMLRLNMSVPVTADPERLGVLAGDLQGFPNGRRLTDDVVDIALQAIVGAAQSGKLVDALATGDKVDANDAKFSDTFPYVALPSRGMTEGGYSADGVAPAASSRPTGDDGMSSWMPAAAGGTAAAALVTGGGWLLMRRRRS; translated from the coding sequence GTGTTCCGATCACCTCAGCGCGGCGTTCGCAGCCGTGCCGCCGGGGCCCTCGCGGCCGTCGGCGTACTCGTTCTGGGCGGTACGGTGGGCGGTCTCGTCCTGCCGGCCGCCCACGCCTCCAGCCATCGCGAGGCCCCGTTGATCGCCGGTGATCCGGCGGTGGACAACACCGATGTGTACGCGTTCGTCAGCCCGGACAATCCGGAGACGGTGACCATCGTCAGCAACTGGTACGGCGTGCAGGCCGCCTACGGCGGGCCCAACTTCTACCCGTGGGCCACTTCGGCCAACTACGACATCAATATCGACAACGACGGCAATGGGAAGCCGGATATCAGCTATCGGGTCAACTTCACCAACGACGATCGGCGCGCGGGAAACACCTTCCTGTACAACAACGGGCCGGTCACCAGCCTCACCGACGAGAACCTGCTGTTCCGGCAGAACTACACGGTGTCGGTGAGCCACGGAGTCGGGGATTGGCAGCCGATCGGGCAGGGCCAGGCCGCGCCGTCGTACGTCGGCGCCGCATCCATGCCCGACTACGGCACGCTGCGCACCCAGGCCACCGAGAAACTCAATGGCGGCGGAACCGTGTACGTCGGCGGGTCCGAGGATCCGTTCTTCCTCGATCTGCGGGTGTTCGACCTGCTGTACGGCGGGGACCTGTCCGAGACCGGAACCGATACGCTCGCGGGGTTCAATGTGAATACCGTTGTGCTGCAGGTGCCCAAGAAGGATCTGGCGCTCAAGGGCGATGCGACACGCAATCCGGTCATCGGGGTGTGGAGCGACACCGAGCGGCAGACACTGCAGTTGAGCCCGGGTGCGGCCAAGCCGGTCGGGGAGGCTGTGCAGGTGTCCCGGCTGGGGAACCCCCTCGTGAACGAGGTGGTGCTGCCGGGCGGGCTGAAGGACGCCTTCAACGGGCTGTCCCCCAGCGCCGATGCCGGGATTCCGGAAGTCGTTGCGCGCGTGACGGATCCGGAGCTGGCGAAGCTGCTCGAAGCGATCTACAAGATCCCCGCCCCGGCCGGGCCGCGCAATGATCTGGTGGAGATCTTCCTGACCGGAATCGCCAAGAACGCACCGACATTGGATGGCAGCCGAGCGCCGATCCAGGCGGATCTGAACTCGCAGGTGCTCAATGCCGATGTGCAGGCCGAGACCTTCCGGCCCTCGGAAATGTTGCGGCTCAATATGTCCGTGCCGGTGACCGCCGATCCCGAACGGCTCGGCGTACTCGCCGGAGACCTGCAGGGATTCCCCAACGGGCGGCGGCTGACCGACGACGTGGTCGATATCGCCCTGCAGGCCATAGTCGGTGCGGCCCAGAGCGGCAAGCTCGTCGACGCACTGGCGACCGGCGACAAGGTCGACGCCAATGACGCGAAGTTCTCCGACACCTTCCCGTATGTCGCGCTGCCCTCACGCGGCATGACCGAGGGCGGATATTCGGCCGACGGCGTCGCACCCGCCGCCTCCTCCCGCCCGACCGGCGACGACGGAATGTCGTCGTGGATGCCGGCCGCGGCGGGTGGCACAGCCGCGGCGGCGCTGGTCACCGGTGGCGGCTGGCTGCTCATGCGGCGACGCCGCAGCTGA
- a CDS encoding tetratricopeptide repeat protein, which yields MSHCPTRLRARTHRTPALVVLTLIAVAAAIIGVAAVPDRHSTAAPAVSGPGAALAAQIETMRGQLDRMPGNAVRWADLGAAYVELARMTGDPSHYGAAQRALDRSLEVQPDGNADAFIGLGALKNALHDFGPAKTYAENAITLRPTSADAYGVLVDALTQLGAADDATVAVQRMLDLRPGVTSFTRAAYDLELHGRTDEARTALGMALDAANTADQIAFCRYHLGELAFDSGQLDEAENQYRAGLLTVPTSAALRQGQAKVFAARGDTDRALALYAELTSDSALPQYLIEYGELLESAGRAAEAAARYQDVVAQFRALEAQGATDAVDAALLAAEHGDPTEAVRLAQLEYGRRQSVLTADVLAWALHRAGRDAEAIGYADQANSLGWQNASLAYHRGMILAALGRTDQAATALTDALRINPHFSPLHAPRAAQALDALTAR from the coding sequence ATGTCCCACTGCCCCACCCGGCTCCGCGCCCGCACCCACCGCACACCCGCGCTCGTGGTGCTCACACTGATCGCCGTCGCGGCCGCGATCATCGGGGTGGCTGCTGTCCCCGACCGTCACTCGACCGCAGCGCCGGCGGTGAGCGGTCCGGGTGCAGCCCTTGCCGCGCAGATCGAGACGATGCGCGGGCAACTCGATCGAATGCCCGGAAATGCGGTGCGCTGGGCCGATCTGGGGGCCGCCTATGTCGAATTGGCGCGTATGACAGGCGATCCCAGCCATTACGGTGCAGCGCAGCGTGCGCTGGACCGTTCACTGGAGGTGCAGCCCGACGGCAATGCCGACGCGTTCATCGGGCTCGGGGCGCTGAAGAATGCGCTGCACGACTTCGGGCCCGCGAAAACTTATGCGGAGAATGCGATTACGCTGCGTCCCACGAGTGCCGACGCCTACGGGGTGCTGGTGGACGCGCTGACCCAGCTCGGTGCGGCCGACGATGCCACCGTGGCCGTGCAGCGCATGCTCGACCTCCGTCCCGGCGTGACCTCGTTCACCCGCGCCGCCTACGACCTGGAACTGCACGGACGCACCGATGAGGCGCGCACGGCGCTCGGCATGGCCCTCGACGCCGCGAACACTGCCGACCAGATCGCCTTCTGCCGGTATCACCTCGGCGAGCTCGCCTTCGACTCCGGACAGCTCGATGAGGCCGAAAACCAGTATCGTGCAGGGCTTCTGACCGTCCCGACGAGCGCCGCGCTGCGGCAGGGACAGGCCAAGGTGTTCGCCGCGCGCGGCGACACCGATCGGGCGCTCGCGCTCTACGCGGAGCTGACCTCCGATTCCGCGCTGCCGCAGTACCTCATCGAGTACGGCGAGCTGCTGGAATCCGCCGGGCGAGCCGCCGAGGCCGCCGCGCGGTACCAGGACGTCGTCGCACAGTTCCGCGCCCTCGAAGCGCAGGGCGCCACCGACGCCGTGGATGCCGCGCTGCTGGCCGCCGAACACGGCGACCCGACCGAGGCCGTCCGCCTCGCGCAACTGGAGTACGGCCGCAGGCAGAGCGTCCTCACCGCCGACGTGCTGGCCTGGGCACTACACCGGGCCGGCCGCGATGCCGAGGCCATCGGCTACGCCGACCAGGCGAACTCCCTTGGCTGGCAGAACGCTTCACTGGCCTACCATCGCGGCATGATCCTCGCCGCGCTCGGTCGAACCGATCAGGCGGCGACCGCACTGACCGACGCGCTGCGGATCAACCCGCACTTCTCGCCGCTGCACGCGCCTCGTGCGGCGCAGGCGCTGGACGCCTTGACCGCGCGCTGA
- a CDS encoding MarR family winged helix-turn-helix transcriptional regulator, which yields MSSARTRLITEIAARVGRTVEWGIRMNHTAASTLGINATDMVCLQTLQQGPRTAGELARHIGVTTASMTTMIDRLEKAGFVSRTRDPQDRRRVVVELVTGRARADIAPLFAPLVKSWRARLDGYDQRDLELIIDFLAGIEESFAAELEPGRDGQR from the coding sequence ATGTCAAGCGCCCGAACACGTTTGATCACCGAAATCGCCGCACGCGTCGGGCGCACGGTCGAGTGGGGCATTCGCATGAACCACACCGCCGCGAGCACCTTGGGTATCAACGCCACCGATATGGTCTGCCTGCAAACCTTGCAGCAGGGCCCGCGCACGGCCGGCGAACTGGCCCGCCACATCGGCGTCACCACCGCCTCGATGACCACCATGATCGACCGCCTGGAAAAGGCCGGATTCGTCTCCCGCACAAGGGATCCGCAGGATCGCAGGCGAGTGGTGGTCGAACTGGTGACCGGGCGCGCCCGCGCCGATATCGCGCCCCTCTTCGCCCCGCTGGTGAAGTCCTGGCGCGCCCGCCTCGACGGCTACGACCAGCGCGACCTCGAACTCATCATCGATTTCCTCGCCGGTATCGAGGAATCCTTCGCCGCCGAACTGGAACCCGGCCGCGACGGGCAGCGCTGA
- a CDS encoding sugar porter family MFS transporter: MTSTFHLIPQHRTHARPRIVVPSRVVTNGVVSDSPPSRRIWFWAGIATLASFLFGYYSAVVAGAQLFIKDDLHLGTVQQGAVVSVLLAGAAVGGLCAGRLGDRFGRRSALLLAAVLFIAGGVLAVATPGFGILLAGRIVQGLGIGLSSVIVPLYLSEIAPAELRGRLVTINQLMLTVGIMAAYVVNLAFAAQGDWRWMFGVGLIPSVLLLVGIARLPESPVWLEGRGRLASARRVLAQVYGEHTADIHLSRLQHARRAAPASTGLRGLTSRAVRPALLIGVVLAVLQQFVGINAVIYYAPTIMQHTGLDTSNAILYSLAIGVLNVVMTLVSIRLIDRWGRRPLLLTSLSGMAVALVILGATFVWQVPAASVIALICLLAFIAFFAIGMGPVFWLLLAEIFPPAERGTGAAVSATSNWIANIVVSQLFLSLVAGLGQGPTFWLFAAVCVLGLIFVRRRVIETKGKDFADITRELSTA; the protein is encoded by the coding sequence GTGACTTCCACCTTCCATCTGATTCCGCAGCACCGCACGCACGCACGGCCACGAATCGTCGTGCCCAGCCGGGTGGTCACCAATGGGGTCGTCTCGGATTCACCGCCCTCCCGCCGCATCTGGTTCTGGGCGGGGATCGCGACCCTGGCCAGCTTCCTGTTCGGCTACTACAGCGCGGTGGTGGCGGGCGCGCAGCTGTTCATCAAGGACGACCTGCATCTGGGAACCGTCCAGCAGGGTGCGGTGGTGTCGGTGCTGCTGGCCGGCGCGGCGGTCGGCGGCCTGTGCGCGGGCCGCTTGGGCGACCGGTTCGGCAGGCGGAGTGCGCTGCTGCTGGCGGCCGTACTGTTCATCGCGGGCGGTGTCCTGGCCGTCGCGACACCGGGTTTCGGAATCCTGTTGGCGGGGCGCATCGTTCAGGGTTTGGGCATCGGTCTCAGCTCGGTGATCGTGCCGCTGTATCTGTCCGAGATCGCGCCCGCCGAGCTGCGCGGCAGGCTGGTGACGATCAATCAGCTGATGCTCACGGTCGGCATCATGGCCGCCTACGTGGTGAATCTGGCCTTTGCCGCACAGGGTGATTGGCGCTGGATGTTCGGCGTCGGACTGATACCGAGCGTGCTGCTGCTCGTCGGTATCGCCCGCCTGCCGGAATCGCCGGTGTGGCTGGAGGGCCGCGGCCGGCTGGCGAGTGCCCGGCGGGTGCTGGCGCAGGTGTACGGCGAGCACACCGCCGACATCCACCTGTCCCGGTTGCAGCATGCCCGCCGGGCGGCTCCGGCGTCGACGGGCTTGCGCGGCTTGACCTCTCGCGCGGTGCGTCCCGCGTTGCTGATCGGCGTGGTGCTGGCGGTGCTGCAGCAGTTCGTCGGCATCAATGCCGTCATCTACTACGCGCCCACGATCATGCAGCACACCGGCCTGGACACCTCGAATGCCATTCTCTACTCGCTGGCCATCGGCGTCCTGAATGTCGTCATGACCCTGGTGTCCATCCGGCTCATCGACCGCTGGGGACGCCGACCGCTGCTGCTCACCTCCCTCTCGGGAATGGCGGTGGCACTGGTGATTCTGGGCGCGACCTTCGTCTGGCAAGTGCCCGCCGCCAGCGTGATCGCGCTGATCTGCCTGCTGGCGTTCATCGCCTTCTTCGCCATCGGGATGGGCCCCGTGTTCTGGCTGCTGCTGGCCGAGATCTTCCCGCCCGCCGAACGCGGCACCGGCGCGGCGGTGTCCGCCACCTCCAACTGGATCGCGAACATCGTTGTCAGCCAACTCTTCCTGAGTCTGGTCGCGGGCCTGGGCCAGGGTCCGACCTTCTGGTTGTTCGCCGCGGTCTGCGTCCTCGGCCTGATCTTCGTGCGGCGCAGGGTGATCGAGACCAAGGGCAAGGATTTCGCCGACATCACCCGCGAACTGTCCACCGCCTAG
- a CDS encoding glucose 1-dehydrogenase translates to MRALTVIPEKADSLEVREVPDPVAGEDELLVRGVAFGVCGTDREIAGGDYGWAPPGEERLIIGHESLGRVLRAPDGSGFAAGDLVVGVVRRPDPVPCGACARGEFDMCRNDRYTERGIKQLHGYASELWTVETDYAVRLDAALEQTGVLMEPTTVVAKAWEQIDRVSARAWYEHKRVLVTGAGPIGLLAALLGTQRGLDVHVLALNDTGIQPEMARKLGATYHSDPLPEVADKIEPDVIVEATGAASVAVAAMTHSASAGIVCLTGVSPIGREVGFDAGAANRRIVLENDLIFGSVNANMRHYRQAAEALADADQEWLSGLITRRLPLDRAEAAFTPGRDDIKVAVSL, encoded by the coding sequence ATGCGTGCGCTGACTGTTATTCCCGAGAAGGCCGATTCACTCGAAGTTCGTGAGGTGCCCGATCCGGTGGCGGGGGAGGACGAATTACTTGTTCGGGGAGTGGCTTTCGGTGTGTGCGGCACCGATCGGGAGATCGCGGGCGGTGATTACGGGTGGGCGCCGCCGGGGGAGGAACGGTTGATCATCGGGCACGAGTCGCTGGGGCGGGTGCTGCGGGCGCCGGACGGAAGTGGTTTCGCGGCAGGGGATCTGGTGGTCGGCGTGGTGCGACGGCCGGATCCGGTGCCGTGCGGGGCGTGCGCCCGGGGTGAGTTCGACATGTGCCGCAATGATCGGTACACGGAGCGGGGGATCAAGCAACTGCACGGGTACGCGTCCGAATTATGGACCGTGGAAACCGATTACGCGGTGCGGCTGGACGCCGCCCTGGAGCAGACCGGGGTGCTCATGGAGCCGACCACGGTGGTGGCCAAGGCGTGGGAGCAGATCGATCGGGTGAGCGCGCGGGCCTGGTACGAGCACAAGCGGGTGCTGGTGACCGGCGCGGGGCCGATCGGACTGCTGGCGGCGCTGCTGGGCACGCAGCGCGGGCTGGACGTGCACGTACTCGCGTTGAACGACACCGGGATTCAGCCGGAGATGGCGCGCAAGCTGGGTGCCACCTATCACAGTGATCCGCTCCCCGAGGTAGCCGACAAGATCGAACCCGATGTGATCGTGGAGGCCACGGGTGCGGCCTCGGTGGCCGTGGCGGCCATGACGCACAGCGCGTCGGCCGGAATCGTCTGCCTCACCGGTGTTTCGCCCATCGGACGGGAGGTCGGCTTCGACGCCGGAGCCGCCAATCGGCGCATCGTGCTGGAGAACGACCTCATCTTCGGATCCGTGAACGCCAATATGCGGCACTACCGTCAGGCCGCCGAAGCGCTGGCCGACGCGGATCAGGAGTGGCTGAGCGGGCTCATCACGCGCCGCCTTCCGCTCGACCGCGCGGAGGCGGCCTTCACCCCCGGCCGCGACGACATCAAAGTGGCGGTGTCGCTGTGA
- a CDS encoding nitroreductase family deazaflavin-dependent oxidoreductase — MATLDRGPHIFPAGLSRLQERYLNPYVRPLAPYLPGFALLEHRGRKSGKPYTTPVNVIPTRGKLVIALGHGVTDWCRNILAAGEAHAHTIFRHLHLINPRIVTPDNPDPALPLVVRIAARRLQLFVADIARD, encoded by the coding sequence ATGGCGACACTCGACCGCGGCCCCCACATCTTCCCCGCAGGCCTGAGCCGCCTCCAGGAGCGCTACCTCAACCCCTACGTCCGCCCCCTCGCCCCCTACCTCCCCGGCTTCGCCCTCCTGGAACACCGAGGCCGCAAATCCGGCAAGCCCTACACCACCCCCGTCAACGTCATCCCCACCCGAGGCAAACTCGTCATCGCCCTCGGCCACGGCGTCACGGACTGGTGCCGCAATATCCTCGCCGCCGGAGAAGCCCACGCCCACACCATCTTCCGCCACCTCCACCTGATCAACCCCCGCATAGTCACCCCGGACAACCCGGACCCGGCCCTGCCTCTGGTGGTCCGCATCGCGGCCCGCCGCCTGCAACTCTTCGTCGCCGACATCGCCAGGGACTGA
- the rlmN gene encoding 23S rRNA (adenine(2503)-C(2))-methyltransferase RlmN has translation MTAAPLPLVFDAPRRGMPPRHLADLDATERKEAVEALGLPKFRADQIARQYYGRLQADPAQMTDLPESVREKVAETLFPQLLTPVRHIACDDGSTRKTLWKANDGTLLESVLMRYPDRNTLCISSQAGCGMACPFCATGQGGLNRNLSTAEIVDQVRAAAAALRDGEVAGGPGRLSNIVFMGMGEPLANYKRVVNAVRRIASPAPDGLGISQRNVVVSTVGLAPAIRKLADENLSVTLAVSLHTPDDELRDTLVPVNNRWPVSEVLDAARYYADKSGRRVSIEYALIRDINDHPWRADMLGKKLHKALGSRVHVNLIPLNPTPGSKWDASPKPVEREFVRRVNEQGVPCTVRDTRGQEIAAACGQLAAEG, from the coding sequence ATGACTGCCGCCCCGCTTCCCCTCGTTTTCGACGCCCCCCGCCGTGGCATGCCCCCGCGGCATCTGGCCGACCTCGATGCCACCGAGCGCAAGGAAGCGGTCGAGGCCCTCGGCCTGCCGAAGTTCCGGGCCGACCAGATCGCCCGCCAGTACTACGGCCGCCTGCAAGCCGACCCGGCGCAGATGACCGACCTCCCCGAGTCCGTGCGCGAGAAGGTGGCCGAAACCCTCTTCCCGCAACTGCTCACCCCGGTCCGCCACATCGCCTGCGACGACGGCAGCACCCGCAAGACGCTCTGGAAAGCCAACGACGGCACCCTCCTCGAGTCCGTCCTCATGCGCTACCCGGACCGCAACACCCTCTGCATCTCCAGCCAGGCCGGCTGCGGCATGGCCTGCCCCTTCTGCGCCACCGGCCAGGGCGGCCTGAACCGCAACCTCTCCACCGCCGAAATCGTCGACCAGGTCCGCGCCGCAGCGGCGGCCCTGCGCGACGGCGAGGTGGCGGGTGGCCCCGGCCGCCTCTCCAACATCGTCTTCATGGGCATGGGCGAACCCCTCGCCAACTACAAGCGAGTGGTGAACGCCGTCCGCCGCATTGCCTCCCCGGCTCCCGACGGTCTGGGTATCTCCCAGCGCAATGTCGTGGTGTCCACCGTCGGCCTGGCCCCCGCCATCCGCAAACTGGCCGACGAGAACCTCTCGGTGACTCTGGCCGTCTCCCTGCACACTCCGGACGACGAACTCCGAGACACCTTGGTCCCGGTCAACAACCGCTGGCCCGTCTCCGAAGTCCTCGACGCCGCAAGGTATTACGCCGACAAGTCCGGCCGCCGAGTCTCCATCGAATACGCCTTGATCCGAGACATCAACGACCACCCCTGGCGAGCCGACATGCTCGGCAAGAAACTCCACAAGGCCCTCGGCTCCCGAGTCCACGTCAACCTCATCCCGCTGAACCCGACCCCGGGCAGCAAGTGGGACGCCTCCCCGAAACCCGTCGAGCGCGAATTCGTCCGCCGCGTCAACGAGCAGGGCGTCCCCTGCACCGTTCGCGACACCCGAGGCCAGGAAATCGCCGCAGCCTGCGGCCAGCTCGCCGCCGAAGGCTGA
- a CDS encoding LapA family protein, with protein MTADAVSNSGAEPTPGKTPAKHKGEGVLKTRAGYAWVGLVFAALLGIVVLIFILQNLEQSKVDVFAWQWNLPIGILVLLSVIIGALVTALIGGYRILQLRRAAKKAAH; from the coding sequence ATGACCGCAGATGCCGTATCGAACTCCGGGGCGGAGCCGACCCCGGGCAAAACTCCGGCCAAGCACAAGGGCGAGGGCGTGCTCAAGACCCGGGCGGGTTATGCCTGGGTAGGGCTCGTGTTCGCGGCACTACTGGGCATCGTGGTGCTGATCTTCATTCTGCAGAATCTCGAACAGTCCAAGGTCGACGTCTTCGCCTGGCAGTGGAATCTGCCGATCGGGATTCTCGTCCTGCTGTCGGTCATCATCGGCGCACTCGTGACCGCGCTGATCGGCGGCTACCGGATTCTGCAGCTGCGCCGCGCGGCCAAGAAGGCCGCGCACTAG
- a CDS encoding phosphatidate cytidylyltransferase, with protein MVAEETAATGEATPTEDSAAKPPASKAGRNLPAALAVGLGLGLSLIAILLWAPKVLVGVIAVAMAVATWEVAKRLREADVLVPRIPLLVGGQAIIWLAWPTGPQGVVGAFGATVLTVMVWRLFDHGLQATPRNYLRDTAISVFVLAWVPLLAAFAVLMLDQPDGNLRVLTFMILVVCSDVGGYVAGVLFGKHPMVPAISPKKSWEGFGGSLVFSVIGGLLTVTLLLQANSMIGVLLGVGLVLVATSGDLIESQVKRELGIKDMGTLLPGHGGIMDRLDSMLPSAFVSWLVLTALL; from the coding sequence ATCGTGGCCGAAGAGACTGCCGCCACCGGAGAGGCGACGCCGACCGAGGACAGTGCGGCGAAACCGCCTGCCTCCAAGGCCGGACGGAATCTGCCCGCGGCACTGGCGGTGGGGCTGGGGTTGGGCCTGTCGCTCATCGCCATCCTGCTGTGGGCGCCCAAGGTGCTCGTCGGCGTGATCGCGGTGGCCATGGCGGTGGCGACCTGGGAGGTGGCCAAGCGGCTGCGCGAAGCCGATGTGCTGGTGCCGCGGATTCCGCTGCTGGTCGGCGGGCAGGCCATCATCTGGCTGGCCTGGCCGACCGGGCCGCAGGGGGTGGTGGGCGCGTTCGGCGCGACCGTGCTGACGGTCATGGTGTGGCGTCTGTTCGACCACGGTTTGCAGGCGACGCCGCGAAACTACTTGCGCGACACCGCGATCAGCGTGTTCGTGCTGGCGTGGGTGCCGCTGCTGGCGGCGTTCGCGGTGCTCATGCTGGATCAGCCGGACGGCAATCTGCGGGTGCTGACCTTCATGATCCTGGTGGTCTGCTCGGATGTGGGCGGCTATGTGGCCGGGGTGCTGTTCGGCAAGCATCCGATGGTTCCGGCCATCAGCCCGAAGAAGTCGTGGGAGGGTTTCGGCGGTTCGCTGGTGTTCTCCGTCATAGGCGGTCTGCTGACGGTAACCCTGCTGCTGCAAGCCAATTCGATGATCGGCGTGCTGCTGGGTGTCGGCCTGGTGCTGGTGGCCACCAGCGGCGACCTGATCGAGTCGCAGGTCAAGCGCGAGCTCGGCATCAAGGACATGGGCACCCTGCTGCCCGGCCACGGCGGCATCATGGACCGGCTGGACTCGATGCTGCCGTCGGCCTTCGTCTCCTGGCTGGTGCTGACCGCGCTGCTCTAG
- the frr gene encoding ribosome recycling factor, producing the protein MIEEALFDAEEKMEKAVSVAKDDLGSIRTGRANPGMFSRVIVDYYGSPTPITQISSVTVPEPRMLVVKPYEQSQLQVIETAIRNSDLGVNPTNDGHIIRVIVPQLTEERRREMVKQAKAKGEDAKIAIRNVRRKTMDELGRIQKDGEAGEDEVGRAEKELDKTTQKYVHQIDELVKHKEGELLEV; encoded by the coding sequence GTGATTGAAGAAGCGCTCTTCGACGCCGAGGAAAAGATGGAGAAGGCCGTCTCGGTGGCGAAGGACGACCTGGGTTCCATTCGGACCGGTCGCGCGAATCCGGGCATGTTCTCCCGGGTCATCGTGGACTACTACGGGTCGCCCACGCCCATCACCCAGATCTCGTCGGTCACCGTGCCGGAGCCGCGCATGCTCGTCGTCAAGCCGTACGAGCAGTCGCAGCTGCAGGTCATCGAGACCGCGATCCGCAATTCGGATCTGGGTGTGAACCCGACCAATGACGGTCACATCATTCGTGTGATCGTTCCGCAGCTCACCGAGGAACGCCGTCGCGAGATGGTGAAGCAGGCCAAGGCGAAGGGCGAGGACGCCAAGATCGCCATTCGCAACGTCCGCCGCAAGACCATGGACGAGCTGGGCCGCATCCAGAAGGACGGCGAGGCCGGCGAGGACGAGGTCGGTCGGGCCGAGAAGGAACTCGACAAGACCACCCAGAAGTACGTCCACCAGATCGACGAGCTGGTGAAGCACAAAGAGGGCGAACTCCTCGAGGTCTAG
- the pyrH gene encoding UMP kinase: MTDPDTAPDRKGYRRVLLKLGGEMFGGGRVGLDPDVVQTVAEQIAEVVEDGVQVAVVIGGGNFFRGAELEERGMERARSDYMGMLGTVMNSLALQDFLQKQGIDTRVQTAITMGQVAEPYLPLRAKRHLEKGRVVIFGAGMGMPYFSTDTTAAQRALEIQAEVVLMAKAVDGVFTADPREDPNATMYTEVTHKEVLEQGLKVADATAFSLCMDNQMPMLVFNLLTKGNIARAVAGEKIGTLVRS, from the coding sequence ATGACGGACCCGGATACGGCGCCCGACCGCAAGGGCTATCGCCGAGTGCTCCTGAAGCTGGGTGGCGAGATGTTCGGTGGCGGCCGGGTCGGTCTCGATCCCGATGTGGTGCAGACCGTCGCCGAGCAGATCGCCGAGGTCGTCGAGGACGGTGTCCAGGTCGCCGTGGTCATCGGCGGCGGCAATTTCTTCCGCGGCGCGGAGCTCGAGGAGCGCGGCATGGAGCGCGCCCGCTCGGATTACATGGGCATGCTCGGCACTGTCATGAACAGCCTTGCGCTGCAAGACTTCCTGCAGAAGCAGGGCATCGACACCCGCGTGCAGACCGCCATCACCATGGGCCAGGTCGCCGAACCGTATCTGCCGCTGCGTGCCAAGCGGCATCTGGAGAAGGGCCGCGTGGTCATCTTCGGCGCGGGTATGGGCATGCCGTACTTCTCCACCGACACCACCGCCGCGCAGCGCGCCCTGGAGATCCAGGCCGAGGTGGTGCTGATGGCCAAGGCGGTCGACGGCGTCTTCACCGCGGACCCCCGCGAGGACCCGAACGCCACCATGTACACCGAGGTCACGCACAAGGAAGTCCTGGAGCAGGGGCTGAAGGTGGCCGACGCCACCGCGTTCAGTCTGTGTATGGACAACCAGATGCCGATGCTGGTGTTCAATCTGCTTACCAAGGGAAATATCGCCCGTGCGGTCGCCGGTGAAAAGATCGGCACGCTGGTCCGTTCGTGA